In Elephas maximus indicus isolate mEleMax1 chromosome 7, mEleMax1 primary haplotype, whole genome shotgun sequence, the following proteins share a genomic window:
- the B3GNT6 gene encoding acetylgalactosaminyl-O-glycosyl-glycoprotein beta-1,3-N-acetylglucosaminyltransferase produces MALPCHRSMNPRPKTLVFLLVGLSFFTLHLWFLQAPMSQQEGARDLAVDALAVQPSALNAGVLCVANASVNATPDFQQLPARIQDFLRYRHCRQFQLLWDAPNKCAGRRGVFLLLAVKSSPENYERRELIRRTWGQERSYRGLPVRRLFLLGTPASEPRERWEQLDELVSLEAREHGDVLQWAFADTFLNLSLKHVHLLEWLAARCPQARFLLSGDDDVFVHTANVLRFLEAQHPGRHLFTGQLMDGSVPIRDSWSKYFVPPQIFPGQAYPVYCSGGGFLLSSYTAQALRRASRHTPLFPIDDAYMGMCLQRAGLAPSGHDGIRPFGVQLPGTHRPSFDPCIYRELLLVHRFAPYEMLLMWKALHNPKLSCSRGRRVS; encoded by the coding sequence ATGGCCCTTCCCTGCCACAGGTCCATGAACCCAAGACCCAAGACGCTGGTCTTCCTTCTAGTGGGCCTGAGTTTCTTCACACTGCACCTGTGGTTTCTCCAGGCCCCGATGTCCCAGCAGGAGGGGGCGCGGGATCTCGCGGTGGACGCTCTTGCTGTGCAGCCCTCAGCGCTCAACGCAGGGGTCCTGTGTGTGGCCAACGCCTCTGTGAACGCCACGCCTGATTTCCAACAGCTGCCTGCCCGGATCCAAGACTTCCTGCGGTACCGCCATTGCCGCCAGTTTCAGCTGCTTTGGGACGCACCGAACAAGTGTGCTGGCCGCCGGGGCGTCTTCCTGCTCCTGGCCGTGAAGTCATCGCCGGAAAACTACGAGCGGCGCGAGCTCATCCGCCGCACCTGGGGGCAGGAGCGCAGCTACCGCGGCCTGCCGGTGCGCCGCCTCTTCCTCCTGGGCACGCCGGCCTCTGAGCCCCGCGAGCGCTGGGAGCAGCTAGACGAGCTGGTGAGCCTGGAGGCGCGCGAGCACGGCGACGTGCTGCAGTGGGCCTTCGCGGACACCTTCCTTAACCTCTCGCTCAAGCACGTGCACCTGTTGGAGTGGCTGGCGGCGCGCTGCCCACAGGCGCGCTTCCTGCTCAGCGGCGACGACGACGTCTTCGTGCACACGGCCAACGTGCTGCGTTTCCTGGAGGCGCAGCATCCTGGCCGCCATCTCTTCACCGGGCAGCTCATGGACGGCTCCGTGCCCATTCGCGACAGCTGGAGCAAGTACTTCGTACCCCCGCAGATCTTCCCCGGGCAGGCCTACCCGGTGTACTGTAGCGGCGGCGGCTTCCTCCTGTCCAGCTACACGGCCCAGGCCCTGCGCAGAGCCTCCCGCCACACGCCGCTCTTCCCCATCGACGACGCCTACATGGGCATGTGCCTGCAGCGCGCGGGCCTGGCACCCAGCGGCCACGATGGCATCCGGCCCTTCGGCGTGCAGCTGCCGGGCACCCACCGGCCCTCCTTCGATCCCTGCATATACCGCGAGCTACTGCTCGTGCACCGCTTTGCGCCCTACGAGATGCTGCTCATGTGGAAGGCGCTGCACAACCCTAAGCTGAGTTGTTCCCGGGGTCGCAGGGTCTCCTGA